One genomic window of Streptococcus mitis includes the following:
- the nrdH gene encoding glutaredoxin-like protein NrdH, with protein sequence MVTVYSKNNCVQCKMTKRFLDSNNVEYKEINLDEQPEYIDQVKELGFSAAPVIQTPTEVFSGFQPGKLKQLA encoded by the coding sequence ATGGTAACCGTTTATTCTAAAAATAACTGTGTCCAATGTAAAATGACCAAACGTTTCTTGGACAGTAATAACGTTGAATATAAAGAAATCAATCTCGATGAGCAACCTGAGTACATCGATCAAGTTAAAGAGCTCGGTTTCAGCGCAGCTCCTGTTATCCAAACACCAACTGAAGTCTTTTCAGGTTTCCAACCAGGAAAACTGAAACAATTAGCATAA
- the nrdE gene encoding class 1b ribonucleoside-diphosphate reductase subunit alpha, which translates to MGLKHLEDVTYFRLNNEINRPVNGQIMLHKDKEALDAFFKENVVPNTMVFDSIKDKINYLIEHNYIETAFIKKYRPEFLEELYQFIKEQNFQFKSFMAAYKFYNQYALKTNDGEYYLESMEDRVFFNALYFADGDEAVAIDIANEIIHQRYQPATPSFLNAGRARRGELVSCFLIQVTDDMNSIGRSINSALQLSRIGGGVGITLSNLREAGAPIKGYEGAASGVVPVMKLFEDSFSYSNQLGQRQGAGVVYLNVFHPDIIAFLSTKKENADEKVRVKTLSLGVVVPDKFYELARKNEEMYLFSPYSVELEYGVPFNYIDITEKYDELVANPNIRKTKIKARDLETEISKLQQESGYPYVVNIDTANRANPVDGKIIMSNLCSEILQVQEPSLINDAQEFLQMGTDVSCNLGSTNVVNMMTSPDFGRSIRAMVRALTFVTDSSHIVAVPTIDHGNSQAHTFGLGAMGLHSYLAQQLIEYGSPESVEFTSIYFMLMNYWTLVESNNIARERGITFHNFEKSDYANGSYFDKYVTGEFVPKSDRVKELFKDVFIPSAADWSELRDKVQADGLYHQNRLAVAPNGSISYINDVSASIHPITQRIEERQEKKIGKIYYPAAGLSTETIPYYTSAYDMDMRKVIDVYAAATEHVDQGLSLTLFMRSDIPKGLYEWKKENKQTTRDLSILRNYAFNKGIKSIYYVRTFTDDGGEVGANQCESCVI; encoded by the coding sequence ATGGGATTAAAACATCTTGAGGACGTGACTTACTTCCGTCTCAATAACGAAATCAACCGTCCTGTTAATGGACAAATCATGCTTCATAAAGATAAAGAAGCCTTGGATGCTTTCTTTAAAGAAAATGTAGTTCCAAACACTATGGTTTTTGATTCAATCAAAGATAAAATCAACTACCTCATTGAACACAACTACATCGAAACAGCCTTTATCAAGAAATACCGTCCAGAATTTTTGGAAGAATTGTATCAATTTATCAAAGAACAAAACTTCCAATTCAAGTCTTTCATGGCTGCCTATAAATTTTATAATCAATATGCTTTGAAAACCAACGACGGTGAATATTATCTTGAAAGTATGGAAGACCGCGTCTTCTTTAACGCCCTTTATTTCGCTGATGGTGATGAAGCTGTTGCAATCGATATTGCCAATGAAATCATCCACCAACGCTATCAACCGGCTACTCCTTCCTTCTTGAATGCTGGACGTGCTCGTCGTGGGGAGTTGGTATCTTGCTTCTTGATCCAAGTGACTGATGATATGAACTCTATCGGACGTTCTATCAACTCTGCTCTTCAACTTTCACGTATCGGTGGTGGTGTAGGAATTACCCTCAGCAATCTTCGTGAAGCTGGTGCACCTATCAAAGGCTATGAAGGTGCAGCTTCTGGAGTCGTACCTGTTATGAAACTCTTCGAAGACAGCTTCTCTTACTCAAACCAATTGGGTCAACGTCAAGGTGCTGGTGTTGTCTACCTCAACGTCTTTCACCCCGATATCATCGCCTTCCTTTCAACTAAGAAAGAAAACGCTGATGAAAAAGTTCGTGTAAAGACCCTTTCACTTGGTGTTGTAGTACCAGATAAATTCTACGAATTGGCTCGTAAAAATGAAGAAATGTACCTCTTCAGCCCATATTCTGTAGAACTTGAATATGGTGTACCATTCAACTATATCGACATCACTGAAAAATACGATGAATTGGTCGCAAATCCAAACATCCGCAAGACAAAAATCAAGGCGCGTGATTTGGAAACTGAGATTTCTAAATTACAACAAGAGTCTGGTTACCCTTATGTAGTCAACATTGATACGGCTAACCGTGCAAATCCTGTTGATGGTAAGATTATCATGAGTAACTTGTGTTCTGAGATTCTTCAAGTTCAAGAACCAAGCTTGATCAACGATGCTCAAGAATTCCTTCAAATGGGAACAGACGTTTCATGTAATCTTGGTTCAACTAACGTGGTCAACATGATGACTTCACCTGACTTTGGTCGTTCTATCCGTGCTATGGTTCGTGCCCTTACTTTCGTTACAGATAGTTCACACATCGTAGCTGTCCCTACTATCGACCATGGAAATAGCCAAGCTCATACTTTTGGTCTTGGTGCCATGGGACTTCACAGCTACCTTGCCCAACAACTGATTGAATATGGATCACCTGAGTCTGTTGAGTTTACAAGCATCTACTTTATGCTTATGAACTACTGGACCTTGGTTGAGTCAAACAATATCGCGCGTGAACGTGGTATTACCTTCCATAACTTTGAAAAATCAGATTATGCTAACGGAAGCTACTTCGACAAGTATGTAACTGGCGAATTTGTTCCAAAATCAGACCGTGTTAAAGAACTCTTCAAAGATGTCTTTATCCCAAGTGCTGCTGACTGGTCTGAACTTCGCGATAAGGTTCAAGCAGATGGTCTTTACCACCAAAACCGCCTTGCTGTAGCACCAAATGGTTCTATCAGCTATATCAACGACGTTTCTGCTTCTATCCACCCGATTACGCAACGTATCGAAGAACGTCAAGAAAAGAAAATCGGTAAAATCTACTACCCTGCTGCTGGCTTGTCAACAGAAACCATTCCTTACTACACTTCTGCTTACGATATGGATATGCGTAAGGTCATTGATGTTTACGCTGCTGCAACTGAGCACGTGGACCAAGGAC
- a CDS encoding phosphocarrier protein HPr, which yields MASKDFHVVAETGIHARPATLLVQTASKFASDITLEYKGKSVNLKSIMGVMSLGVGQGADVTISAEGADADDAIAAISETMEKEGLA from the coding sequence ATGGCTTCTAAAGATTTCCACGTAGTGGCAGAAACAGGTATTCACGCACGTCCAGCAACATTGTTGGTACAAACTGCTAGCAAATTTGCTTCAGATATCACTCTTGAGTACAAAGGTAAATCAGTTAACCTTAAATCAATCATGGGTGTTATGAGTCTTGGTGTTGGCCAAGGTGCTGACGTAACTATCTCAGCTGAAGGTGCAGATGCAGATGACGCTATCGCTGCAATCTCAGAAACAATGGAAAAAGAAGGATTGGCATAA
- the ptsP gene encoding phosphoenolpyruvate--protein phosphotransferase: MTEMLKGIAASDGVAVAKAYLLVQPDLSFETVSVEDTNAEEARLDVALEASQNELSLIREKAVGTLGEEAAQVFDAHLMVLADPELIGQIKETIRAKKVNAEAGLKEVTDMFITIFEGMEDNPYMQERAADIRDVTKRVLANLLGKKLPNPASINEEVIVIAHDLTPSDTAQLDKNFVKAFVTNIGGRTSHSAIMARTLEIAAVLGTNNITEVVKDGDILAVNGITGEVIINPTDEQAAEFKAAGEAYAKQKAEWALLKDAQTVTADGKHFELAANIGTPKDVEGVNNNGAEAVGLYRTEFLYMDSQDFPTEDEQYEAYKAVLEGMNGKPVVVRTMDIGGDKELPYFDMPHEMNPFLGFRALRISISETGDAMFRTQIRALLRASAHGQLRIMFPMVALLKEFRAAKAVYEEEKANLLAEGVAVADDIQVGIMIEIPAAAMLADQFAKEVDFMSIGTNDLIQYSMAADRMNEQVSYLYQPYNPSILRLINNVIKAAHAEGKWAGMCGEMAGDQKAVPLLVGMGLDEFSMSATSVLRTRSLMKKLDTAKMEEYANRALTECSTMEEVLELQKEYVNFD, from the coding sequence ATGACAGAAATGCTTAAAGGAATCGCAGCATCTGACGGTGTTGCAGTTGCAAAAGCATATCTACTCGTTCAACCGGATTTGTCATTCGAGACTGTTTCAGTCGAAGATACAAACGCAGAAGAGGCTCGTTTGGATGTAGCTCTTGAAGCTTCTCAAAACGAGCTTTCTCTTATCCGTGAGAAAGCTGTAGGTACGCTTGGTGAAGAAGCGGCTCAAGTTTTTGACGCTCATTTGATGGTTCTTGCTGACCCAGAATTGATTGGTCAGATTAAAGAAACAATTCGTGCTAAGAAAGTCAATGCAGAAGCAGGTCTTAAAGAAGTGACTGACATGTTCATCACTATCTTTGAAGGTATGGAAGATAACCCATACATGCAAGAACGTGCAGCGGATATCCGCGACGTGACAAAACGTGTATTGGCAAACCTTCTTGGTAAGAAATTGCCAAACCCAGCTTCTATCAATGAAGAAGTAATCGTGATTGCGCATGACTTGACACCATCTGATACAGCTCAATTGGACAAAAACTTTGTAAAAGCTTTTGTAACAAACATCGGTGGACGTACAAGCCACTCAGCTATCATGGCGCGTACACTTGAAATTGCAGCTGTATTGGGAACAAACAACATCACTGAAGTAGTGAAGGACGGTGATATCCTTGCCGTTAACGGAATTACTGGTGAAGTGATTATCAACCCAACAGATGAACAAGCGGCAGAATTTAAAGCAGCTGGTGAAGCTTATGCTAAACAAAAAGCTGAATGGGCACTTTTGAAAGATGCTCAAACAGTGACTGCTGACGGTAAACACTTCGAGTTGGCAGCTAACATCGGTACTCCAAAAGACGTGGAAGGTGTTAACAACAACGGTGCAGAAGCTGTTGGACTTTACCGTACAGAGTTCTTGTACATGGATTCTCAAGACTTCCCAACTGAAGATGAGCAGTATGAAGCATACAAGGCTGTTCTTGAGGGAATGAATGGTAAACCAGTGGTTGTTCGTACAATGGATATCGGTGGAGATAAGGAACTTCCTTACTTCGATATGCCACATGAAATGAACCCATTCCTTGGATTCCGTGCCCTTCGTATCTCTATTTCTGAAACTGGAGATGCAATGTTCCGTACACAAATCCGTGCCCTTCTTCGTGCTTCTGCTCATGGTCAATTGCGTATCATGTTCCCAATGGTTGCCCTTTTGAAAGAATTCCGTGCAGCTAAAGCAGTTTATGAAGAAGAAAAAGCAAACCTTCTTGCTGAAGGTGTTGCAGTTGCGGATGATATCCAAGTTGGTATCATGATTGAAATCCCTGCAGCAGCTATGCTTGCAGACCAATTTGCAAAAGAAGTAGACTTCATGTCAATTGGTACAAACGACTTGATCCAATATTCAATGGCGGCAGACCGTATGAACGAACAAGTTTCATACCTTTACCAACCATATAACCCATCAATCCTTCGCTTGATCAACAACGTTATCAAGGCAGCTCACGCTGAAGGTAAATGGGCTGGTATGTGTGGTGAGATGGCTGGTGACCAAAAAGCTGTTCCACTTCTTGTCGGAATGGGCTTGGATGAATTCTCTATGTCAGCAACATCTGTCCTTCGTACACGTAGCTTGATGAAGAAATTGGACACTGCTAAGATGGAAGAGTACGCTAACCGTGCCCTTACAGAGTGTTCAACAATGGAAGAAGTTCTCGAGCTTCAAAAAGAATACGTTAACTTCGATTAA
- a CDS encoding ClbS/DfsB family four-helix bundle protein, translating to MPRPKTKEELVLASKENYEKLNLFISKLSEDELQTPFDFTRDQKKKEAHWKRDKNLRDVLIHLYEWQQLLLTWVHSNQEGHERPFLPEPYNWKTYREMNVAFWKKHQKTSLEEATRLLEQSHREVLELIEVFSNDELFTKGVYKWTGGTSLGSYFASSTSSHYD from the coding sequence GTGCCTAGACCGAAAACAAAAGAGGAGCTAGTGCTGGCCTCTAAGGAAAACTATGAAAAGCTCAATCTTTTCATCTCCAAACTAAGTGAAGATGAGCTACAGACTCCATTTGATTTTACAAGAGACCAAAAGAAAAAAGAGGCTCACTGGAAAAGGGATAAGAATCTGCGGGATGTCTTGATTCATCTTTATGAATGGCAGCAGTTACTTTTGACTTGGGTACATTCTAATCAAGAAGGTCACGAAAGACCTTTTCTCCCTGAACCTTATAATTGGAAAACTTATAGAGAAATGAATGTCGCTTTTTGGAAGAAGCACCAGAAAACCTCCTTAGAAGAAGCGACTAGACTCCTAGAACAATCACATAGAGAGGTTTTAGAGTTGATAGAAGTTTTTAGCAATGACGAATTGTTCACAAAAGGTGTCTATAAGTGGACTGGAGGAACAAGTCTAGGTTCCTACTTTGCCAGTAGCACGTCAAGTCACTATGATTAG
- a CDS encoding YkgJ family cysteine cluster protein, producing the protein MSKEIDIEYYHQLALQKQKEHRKVLANLKKKPPKNLDKIAQQIHQEVFKEIDCTACANCCKTLGPDFKEADITRIAKYFKMKLPAFEAEFLQVDEDGDKVFKSMPCPFLGGDNLCSIYDVRPKACREFPHTDRKKIHQINHLTIKNTLTCPAAYLFVEKLKDKL; encoded by the coding sequence ATGTCTAAAGAAATTGATATTGAGTATTACCACCAGCTAGCCTTACAAAAGCAGAAGGAGCATCGAAAAGTTTTAGCCAATTTAAAGAAAAAGCCACCAAAAAATTTAGATAAGATAGCCCAGCAGATTCACCAAGAAGTTTTTAAGGAGATTGATTGCACTGCCTGTGCTAACTGTTGCAAGACATTGGGTCCTGACTTCAAGGAAGCAGACATCACTCGTATTGCCAAGTACTTTAAGATGAAATTACCAGCTTTTGAAGCTGAATTCCTTCAGGTAGATGAAGATGGGGATAAGGTTTTCAAATCCATGCCCTGCCCATTTTTAGGAGGAGATAACCTCTGTTCTATCTATGACGTTCGTCCAAAGGCCTGTCGTGAATTTCCCCATACAGACCGTAAAAAGATCCATCAAATCAACCATCTAACGATTAAGAATACCCTAACCTGTCCAGCAGCCTATCTCTTTGTTGAGAAATTAAAGGATAAGTTATAG